A single window of Cytobacillus dafuensis DNA harbors:
- a CDS encoding TerC family protein — MWVKVLSDPVSWGYIGTLVILEGLLSADNALVLAVMVKHLPKKQQKKALTYGLFGAYFFRFIFIGLGMLLIKFWWIKVLGAAYLAWIVIKHFWVGDSDEETNGLKKDSWLVRTFGLFWATVISVEIMDLAFSVDSILAAFAVSEEVWILLIGGMLGILMMRTVAKVFLVLIEKVPELENTAFILIAIIAGKMFASVFGYELDHLVFFGILIMAFLLTFVIHYINKRKNAEDDIAVINKK, encoded by the coding sequence ATGTGGGTAAAAGTTTTATCAGACCCTGTTTCTTGGGGATATATTGGCACATTGGTCATTTTGGAAGGATTATTATCAGCGGATAATGCTCTTGTTCTTGCCGTAATGGTGAAGCATCTTCCAAAAAAACAGCAGAAAAAAGCTTTAACATATGGCTTGTTTGGAGCATATTTCTTTAGATTCATATTCATAGGATTAGGGATGCTACTTATAAAATTTTGGTGGATAAAGGTACTTGGAGCTGCTTACTTAGCTTGGATTGTCATTAAGCACTTCTGGGTTGGGGATAGTGATGAAGAAACGAACGGCTTGAAAAAGGACAGCTGGCTTGTTCGTACATTTGGTTTATTTTGGGCAACCGTTATTTCTGTAGAAATAATGGACCTAGCATTCTCTGTTGACAGTATTTTAGCAGCATTTGCAGTATCAGAGGAAGTTTGGATTTTATTAATTGGTGGGATGCTTGGTATTTTGATGATGCGGACGGTTGCAAAGGTTTTTCTCGTTCTCATTGAAAAGGTGCCTGAATTAGAGAATACCGCATTTATTTTAATTGCTATCATCGCTGGAAAAATGTTTGCAAGTGTTTTCGGATATGAACTTGATCATTTAGTGTTTTTTGGAATCTTAATCATGGCATTCCTATTGACATTTGTTATCCACTATATAAATAAAAGAAAAAATGCAGAGGACGATATCGCAGTAATAAATAAAAAATAA
- a CDS encoding molybdopterin oxidoreductase family protein encodes MHTFVTDRNGVFPSVCPLDCPDQCGLLLHKVDGKIVKVNGDPNHPVTMGNICNKVRNMTARIYDDNRLKYPMKRIGAKGEGKFERISWEEAIRTITTHWKDLIETDGPESILPYSFYGNMGNLSAEGMDRRFFHRLGASQLERTICQSAGTTGYSYTMGGSFGMDPEDTIHSKLIIFWGINAVSTNMHQVALAQKARKNGATIVVIDVHKNQTGKLADWFIPILPGTDGALALGIMHILFAENLVDESFLQKYTIGADELREHVIQYDPLTVSEITGVAVEDIYKLARMYGNITPSFIRIGNGLQHHDNGGMTTRSISCLPALTGQWLEKGGGAIKANSGYLAHNTERLQRPDLLENKNTRVINMNLLGKALLEIDPPVKSMYVYSSNPAVIAPEGTLVRKGLMREDLFLVVHDLFLTETAKYADIILPAKSSFEMTDFYTSYWHHYMQLQQPVIEAVGESKSNVEVFRLLADEMGFHEPAFQETETEMIAKALDNPSNPYLEGIHYDQLVEKHYVKAKIKPLFPGTLPTPSGKIELYSERMKEDGYSPLPTYIPIVEDGDFPFLFIPAPTHNFLNSTFSNNEKHISLEKEPRLHLNQIDAMSLGIEDGEIIRVWNDRGECELKAKVGELVLEGVVVSQGLWADAKGKKQHVNALTPDRLSDMGGGATFFSGKVHVEKMKVK; translated from the coding sequence ATGCACACTTTTGTAACTGATCGTAATGGAGTTTTTCCCTCTGTTTGCCCCCTTGATTGCCCTGATCAGTGTGGACTGCTTCTACATAAAGTAGATGGAAAAATTGTTAAAGTTAACGGGGATCCGAATCATCCGGTCACAATGGGAAATATTTGTAATAAAGTCAGGAATATGACAGCCAGAATATATGATGATAATCGTTTAAAATACCCAATGAAGCGTATCGGTGCCAAAGGAGAAGGGAAATTTGAACGAATCAGTTGGGAGGAAGCAATAAGGACGATTACCACTCACTGGAAAGATTTGATTGAGACAGACGGCCCTGAAAGCATTCTTCCTTATAGTTTTTATGGAAACATGGGGAATCTTAGCGCTGAGGGTATGGATCGCCGTTTTTTTCATCGATTAGGTGCTTCTCAACTCGAAAGAACAATATGTCAGTCGGCTGGTACAACTGGCTATTCCTATACAATGGGAGGCAGCTTTGGAATGGATCCAGAAGATACAATCCATTCAAAATTGATCATTTTTTGGGGTATCAATGCGGTCAGCACGAATATGCATCAAGTAGCATTAGCTCAAAAAGCACGAAAAAATGGCGCAACAATTGTTGTGATTGATGTTCATAAAAATCAAACTGGAAAACTTGCGGATTGGTTCATCCCTATTTTACCTGGTACAGATGGTGCTCTAGCACTTGGGATCATGCACATATTATTTGCAGAAAATCTAGTTGATGAATCTTTTTTACAAAAATATACAATTGGTGCTGATGAGCTGCGTGAACATGTAATTCAATATGACCCTCTAACAGTTTCAGAGATTACAGGTGTTGCAGTTGAAGATATTTATAAGCTTGCAAGAATGTATGGTAACATCACTCCATCCTTCATTCGAATTGGAAATGGACTTCAGCATCATGATAATGGAGGAATGACGACTCGTTCCATCTCCTGTCTTCCTGCATTAACTGGCCAATGGCTTGAAAAAGGTGGCGGCGCAATCAAAGCTAACTCCGGATATTTAGCTCACAATACAGAACGATTGCAGAGGCCAGATTTACTTGAGAATAAAAACACACGTGTCATCAATATGAACTTGCTTGGGAAAGCATTGCTTGAGATAGACCCACCTGTAAAATCGATGTATGTGTATAGCAGCAACCCTGCAGTTATTGCACCAGAGGGAACTTTGGTTAGAAAAGGATTAATGAGAGAAGACTTATTTCTTGTTGTACATGATTTATTTTTGACTGAAACGGCAAAGTATGCCGATATTATTTTACCAGCGAAATCTTCCTTTGAAATGACTGACTTCTATACCTCTTACTGGCATCATTATATGCAGCTGCAACAGCCAGTCATTGAGGCTGTTGGTGAGTCTAAATCGAATGTAGAAGTTTTCCGATTGCTCGCTGATGAAATGGGCTTCCATGAACCTGCCTTTCAAGAAACAGAGACAGAAATGATTGCAAAAGCGCTAGATAATCCGAGCAACCCGTATTTAGAAGGAATCCATTATGATCAGTTAGTTGAGAAACATTATGTAAAAGCGAAGATAAAGCCATTGTTCCCAGGCACTCTTCCGACACCAAGCGGAAAAATTGAATTATATTCGGAAAGAATGAAAGAGGATGGCTATTCTCCCCTTCCTACCTATATTCCAATCGTTGAAGATGGTGATTTTCCGTTTTTATTTATTCCAGCTCCTACTCATAATTTCTTAAATTCAACATTTTCGAACAATGAGAAACATATTTCATTAGAAAAAGAGCCACGGCTTCATCTGAACCAAATTGATGCCATGTCATTAGGGATTGAGGATGGAGAAATAATTCGTGTTTGGAATGATCGAGGAGAATGTGAACTAAAAGCAAAAGTGGGTGAACTCGTTCTGGAAGGAGTCGTCGTTTCACAAGGATTATGGGCAGATGCGAAAGGAAAAAAGCAGCATGTTAACGCACTTACACCAGATCGCTTATCCGATATGGGCGGAGGAGCAACCTTTTTTTCAGGTAAGGTTCATGTTGAAAAAATGAAGGTTAAATAA